The following nucleotide sequence is from Catonella massiliensis.
AAAGTATAATATAATTATTAAACTATACAAAAATATATAGATAATTGTATAATATAATTAAAAGAGGTAATTGTGATGAGTAAAAGCCTTAGATCAATTTTTGATAAATATGGTGGAATAATGAGTACTGCTGAACTTAAAGAGGAAGGTTTTTATTATAAGAAGATTCAGAATGCGCTGGAAGAAGGTGAGATAGAGCAGGTAAGGAGAGGATATTATCAATATTTGGGCGAGCATTCGTTTTCTGATATACCTGTTATAACCAGATTATTTCCAGATGGAGTAATATGTATGGAAAGTGCACTGGATTTTTATGGATATACTGACAGGACTCCATCTGCTTGGCACTTGGCGGTGGATAATAAAAGCACGAGGACAAGGTTTTATATTGATTATCCTATTATAAAGCCCCATTTTATTAAAAGAGAGAGATATAAGGTGGGAATAGAAGAAGCAGAAATTGATGGTAAATTGGTCAAGATTTATAATAGAGAAAGAACAATTTGCGATCTTCTTCTTCATAGAAATAAAGTCGATGGAGAAGTATTCAATACAGCCATTCAAAGATATATTCAAGATCCCGACAAGGTTACTGCGAGATTGGTGAAATATGCGAAGCAACTTCAAGTGGAAAAAAAGGTGAGGGAGGTTCTGGGGGTATGGCTTTGAAAAACATAGCTGCATCAGTTTTAGCAAGATTGAAGAATCAGTCAAAAGAAGAAGGGATATCATTTCAGCTGGTACTTCAACTTTTTGCTCAGGAAGAATTCTTAAGAAAACTATCTGTGTCTAGGTACTCCGATAATTTGATACTAAAAGGTGGAATGTTCATCTACACACTTACAGAATTTGATTCCAGACCTACTAGAGACATAGACTTTATGATTAGAGAACTTCATGGAAGCCTTGAGAATATAAGGCAAACAATGGAGTGTATATGTAATGTCAGCACAGGAAATGATTTTATAAAGCTTGAGGTTTTGGACACAGAGCCAATTACAGTCGATAAAAAATATCCTGGTGTGAAGACTATGCTTATTGGTAGAATTGAGAAAGTGAGAATTCCA
It contains:
- a CDS encoding type IV toxin-antitoxin system AbiEi family antitoxin domain-containing protein, coding for MSKSLRSIFDKYGGIMSTAELKEEGFYYKKIQNALEEGEIEQVRRGYYQYLGEHSFSDIPVITRLFPDGVICMESALDFYGYTDRTPSAWHLAVDNKSTRTRFYIDYPIIKPHFIKRERYKVGIEEAEIDGKLVKIYNRERTICDLLLHRNKVDGEVFNTAIQRYIQDPDKVTARLVKYAKQLQVEKKVREVLGVWL